A part of Cannabis sativa cultivar Pink pepper isolate KNU-18-1 chromosome 6, ASM2916894v1, whole genome shotgun sequence genomic DNA contains:
- the LOC115724475 gene encoding universal stress protein PHOS32, whose protein sequence is MHHQTPPLDSADPQLPTIKIHHPPSPRHHSSGGPAATPTPTAGARRRIGVAVDLSDESAYAVQWAVSHYIRPGDAVILLHVSPTSVLFGADWGSIDLSISTNEDDDAAAVDKFHHNERITETATPTKRNAKQKKLEDDFDAFTASKAADLAKPLREAQIPYKIHIVKDHDMKERLCLEVERLGLSAVIMGSRGFGAVRRGNDGKLGSVSDYCVHHCVCPVVVVRYPDDKEEGGDVAGGHGGGAILAVKDGEEEEAVIKPVVKEEHLKDA, encoded by the coding sequence ATGCATCACCAAACACCACCGCTCGACTCTGCCGACCCTCAGCTCCCCACCATCAAAATCCACCACCCACCCTCTCCTCGTCACCACTCCTCCGGAGGTCCGGCTGCCACCCCAACTCCCACTGCTGGCGCCCGCCGTCGAATCGGCGTTGCTGTTGATCTCTCCGACGAGAGCGCTTACGCCGTTCAGTGGGCTGTCAGCCACTACATCCGCCCTGGAGACGCTGTAATTCTCCTCCACGTTAGCCCTACCTCCGTCCTCTTCGGCGCCGATTGGGGGTCCATCGACCTCTCGATCAGCACCAATGAAGATGACGATGCTGCCGCCGTTGACAAGTTTCACCATAACGAAAGAATCACCGAGACCGCCACTCCCACCAAGCGAAACGCCAAGCAGAAGAAGCTCGAAGATGATTTCGACGCCTTCACGGCTTCCAAAGCTGCTGATCTCGCTAAGCCCTTAAGGGAGGCTCAGATACCGTACAAGATTCATATCGTGAAGGATCACGATATGAAGGAAAGGCTGTGTTTGGAGGTGGAGAGGCTTGGGCTCAGTGCAGTGATTATGGGGAGCAGGGGTTTTGGGGCTGTGCGACGTGGTAACGATGGAAAACTTGGGAGTGTCAGTGATTATTGTGTTCATCACTGTGTTTGTCCTGTTGTCGTTGTACGGTATCCCGATGATAAGGAAGAGGGTGGTGATGTTGCTGGTGGCCATGGCGGTGGTGCTATACTTGCGGTGAAGGAcggggaagaagaagaggctgTGATCAAGCCTGTTGTGAAGGAAGAGCATCTAAAAG